One window of Archangium lipolyticum genomic DNA carries:
- a CDS encoding ATP-binding protein, which produces MNSSSRPRAPLARSTLLKMGVRIAVVIALSTLFSYLHMLRTLRAEALEQLQRHVAERGQREQAIFTLAEDNHDFLEKALEERIRELQREDVTARFDSLLLRLPDGTVRNRLEVADDTKRVHVFIPPHVTLDAWFRTRLLAAYDVLARYGPALHVRFKTTYITLPEGVIAGFSPWTPKWSHELASDFSLADFEDFKLSKPENNPRRQTTWTGIYKDPVTHEWMAAGATPLDLDGRHAATIGHDVLLDELMARTINEHIPGAYNVLFRDDGQLIAHPEMRMENDSSAYNILSATGQGSLKDAAHLRSIFERVKNREPTQTLLELPEYDEYIAVTRLRGPGWNLVTVLPESVVSEPAVLAARYVLLLGILSLLVELLIMYRVLQQQITRPLLTLSQATDKVAAGDFKVALDTARGDELGQLARAFQLMADEVQRREEALRQANEGLEQRVEERTRELKDVHRQLVQTARRTGMAEIATNVLHNVGNVLNSVYTSAQVAKERMKGMRLEHVGRVAQLLEQHQANLPVFLSQDERGRHLMPFLNGLGQNLLEERTEILSLLDDVGRYTEHIGDIVKMQQNYARTPRMHEPVNVAELLEDALRINAAGLTRHQVKVQRHLAALPPVMTDKHKMLMILVNLVSNAKYALDEAPLGERLLTVKLERTTADRFRIGIHDNGMGIAPEMLTRIFQYGFTTREEGHGFGLHSSALAAQEMGGSLTVHSEGPGRGATFTLELPYHPLQQTA; this is translated from the coding sequence ATGAATTCCTCGTCCCGTCCCCGAGCACCCCTGGCCCGCTCGACGCTCCTCAAGATGGGAGTGCGGATCGCGGTCGTCATCGCCCTCTCCACGCTCTTCAGCTACCTCCACATGCTCCGCACCCTGCGCGCCGAGGCCCTGGAGCAGTTGCAGCGGCATGTCGCCGAGCGCGGCCAGCGGGAGCAGGCCATCTTCACCCTGGCCGAGGACAACCATGACTTCCTCGAGAAGGCCCTGGAGGAGAGGATCCGGGAGCTGCAACGGGAGGACGTGACCGCCCGCTTCGACAGCCTGCTCCTGCGGCTGCCCGATGGCACGGTCCGCAACCGGCTCGAGGTCGCGGACGACACGAAGAGGGTGCATGTCTTCATTCCTCCGCACGTGACGCTCGACGCCTGGTTCCGCACCCGGCTCCTGGCCGCGTACGACGTGCTCGCCAGGTATGGGCCCGCGCTCCACGTCCGTTTCAAGACGACCTACATCACCCTTCCGGAGGGGGTGATCGCGGGCTTCAGCCCCTGGACGCCCAAGTGGAGCCACGAGCTCGCGTCGGACTTCTCGCTCGCCGACTTCGAGGACTTCAAGCTCAGCAAGCCCGAGAACAACCCACGCCGGCAGACCACCTGGACGGGCATCTACAAGGATCCCGTCACCCATGAATGGATGGCCGCGGGCGCCACCCCGCTGGACCTGGACGGCCGCCATGCCGCGACGATCGGCCACGACGTGCTGCTCGACGAGTTGATGGCCCGCACCATCAACGAGCACATCCCGGGGGCCTACAACGTACTCTTCCGCGACGATGGCCAGCTCATCGCCCACCCCGAGATGCGGATGGAGAACGACAGCAGCGCCTACAACATCCTGAGCGCCACCGGGCAGGGCTCCTTGAAGGACGCGGCCCATCTGCGGAGCATCTTCGAGCGGGTGAAGAACCGCGAGCCCACGCAGACCCTCCTGGAGCTGCCGGAGTACGACGAGTACATCGCCGTGACGCGGCTGCGCGGCCCCGGCTGGAACCTCGTCACGGTGCTGCCCGAGAGCGTGGTGTCCGAGCCCGCCGTCCTCGCGGCACGCTACGTCCTGCTGCTCGGCATCCTGTCGCTGCTGGTGGAGTTGCTCATCATGTACCGGGTGCTCCAGCAGCAGATCACCCGTCCACTGCTGACCTTGAGCCAGGCCACCGACAAGGTGGCGGCCGGTGACTTCAAGGTGGCGCTGGACACCGCACGCGGTGACGAACTGGGGCAGCTGGCCCGCGCCTTCCAGCTCATGGCCGACGAGGTTCAGCGGCGCGAGGAGGCCCTGCGCCAAGCCAACGAGGGGTTGGAGCAGCGCGTCGAGGAGCGCACCCGCGAGCTCAAGGACGTGCACAGGCAGCTGGTGCAGACGGCCCGCCGCACCGGCATGGCGGAGATCGCCACCAACGTGCTGCACAACGTGGGCAACGTGCTCAACAGCGTCTACACCTCGGCCCAGGTCGCCAAGGAGCGCATGAAGGGAATGCGGCTGGAGCACGTGGGCCGGGTCGCCCAACTGCTCGAACAGCACCAGGCGAACCTCCCGGTCTTCCTCTCCCAGGACGAGCGCGGACGGCACCTGATGCCCTTCCTGAACGGCTTGGGGCAGAACCTGCTCGAGGAGCGCACGGAGATCCTCTCATTGCTCGATGACGTGGGCCGCTACACCGAGCACATCGGTGACATCGTCAAGATGCAACAGAACTACGCCCGCACGCCCCGGATGCACGAGCCCGTCAACGTGGCGGAGCTGCTGGAGGATGCCTTGCGCATCAACGCGGCCGGGCTCACCCGCCATCAGGTGAAGGTGCAGCGGCACCTGGCCGCCCTACCACCGGTGATGACCGACAAGCACAAGATGCTGATGATCCTGGTCAACCTGGTCAGCAACGCCAAGTACGCCCTGGACGAGGCGCCGTTGGGCGAGCGGCTGCTGACGGTGAAGCTGGAGCGGACCACCGCCGACCGATTCCGCATCGGCATCCACGACAACGGCATGGGCATCGCGCCGGAGATGCTCACCCGCATCTTCCAGTACGGCTTCACCACGCGCGAGGAGGGACACGGCTTCGGCCTGCACTCCAGTGCCCTGGCGGCCCAGGAGATGGGCGGCTCCCTGACCGTCCACAGCGAGGGACCCGGGCGCGGAGCCACGTTCACCCTGGAACTGCCCTACCATCCACTCCAGCAGACGGCATGA
- a CDS encoding efflux RND transporter periplasmic adaptor subunit, protein MTGGRGRRRLPPGTWLIAGLLGLSGLGVFLANRGTQAPSPTSTAPTPESSRVPGADVVEPGEQFLGVVLHGEVVELTAGVEGRLASVCCQVGERVNRGTVVAALDARETQQELLAAEAALQVTIAERESIALELEEAKERLARRQATKEAALSAEELSIAEYQKRGAEARLVAAEAHQKEQQARVTQLRTQLEEGRLRAPFDAMVAARYVSPGTRLAKGTPVLRLLSADVLRVRFAVPEQVAARLAPGAPVQVSVEATGRQLQATVESVAPEVDAASQQVFALATLTPDAGAARVFGGTTVRVALGGPRTTRAGESP, encoded by the coding sequence ATGACAGGCGGGCGGGGCAGACGGCGGCTACCTCCAGGCACGTGGCTCATCGCCGGGCTGCTGGGGCTGAGTGGGCTGGGCGTATTCCTCGCCAATCGCGGCACCCAGGCGCCCTCCCCCACGAGCACGGCCCCCACTCCCGAATCCTCACGGGTACCCGGCGCGGACGTGGTGGAGCCGGGAGAGCAGTTCCTGGGCGTGGTCCTCCACGGTGAGGTGGTGGAGCTCACCGCTGGAGTGGAGGGGCGGCTGGCCTCCGTCTGCTGCCAGGTGGGTGAGCGCGTCAACCGGGGCACGGTGGTGGCGGCCCTGGATGCCCGGGAGACCCAGCAGGAGCTCCTGGCCGCCGAGGCCGCGCTGCAGGTGACGATCGCCGAGCGGGAGAGCATCGCCCTGGAGCTCGAGGAGGCCAAGGAGCGCCTGGCGCGGCGTCAGGCCACCAAGGAGGCGGCCCTGTCGGCGGAGGAGCTCTCCATCGCCGAGTACCAGAAGCGTGGTGCCGAGGCGCGCCTGGTGGCGGCCGAGGCCCACCAGAAGGAGCAGCAGGCGCGGGTGACGCAGCTGCGCACCCAATTGGAGGAGGGCCGGCTGCGCGCGCCCTTCGATGCCATGGTGGCCGCGCGCTACGTGAGCCCTGGCACCCGGCTCGCCAAGGGCACCCCCGTGCTGCGGCTGCTCAGCGCCGACGTCCTGCGCGTGCGCTTCGCCGTCCCCGAGCAGGTGGCCGCGCGGCTCGCCCCGGGCGCTCCCGTCCAGGTGTCCGTCGAGGCCACCGGCCGGCAGCTCCAAGCCACCGTGGAGAGCGTGGCCCCCGAGGTCGACGCGGCCTCCCAGCAGGTCTTCGCCCTCGCCACCCTCACGCCCGACGCCGGGGCCGCGCGCGTCTTCGGCGGCACCACCGTGCGCGTGGCACTCGGCGGACCCCGGACGACGCGGGCGGGCGAGTCACCATGA
- a CDS encoding efflux RND transporter periplasmic adaptor subunit: MPSEPESIFRRQALEEHAAGADKGNLLTLTPFWLRAGFWVLTGALATGLLGLLLASIDEYAEGPAFVQVEGGQDLTATASGIVTNVDVRPGQRVTAGSLLLRLYPAQELAERDRLQRELDAQLVRRMLDLTDESARQTLTSLRAQLALAQARLDERSLRAPTDGVVGDIRVRPGQAVGPGDVLMSLRRDAAPVSVTVLLPGYARPMLRVGGPLRLELHGFPYEYADLTISEMADELVGPTEVRRYLGQARGDVVSLREGSLVLVRARLPSREFSSEGRTYRYHDGMTGTARARIDSRGALVALFPVLKPLWPSRE, encoded by the coding sequence TTGCCGTCAGAGCCTGAATCCATCTTCCGACGCCAGGCACTCGAGGAGCATGCAGCCGGAGCCGACAAGGGCAACCTGCTGACGCTCACGCCCTTCTGGTTGCGCGCGGGCTTCTGGGTGCTCACCGGAGCGCTGGCCACGGGCCTGCTGGGCCTCCTGCTGGCCTCCATCGACGAGTACGCCGAGGGGCCCGCCTTCGTGCAGGTGGAGGGCGGGCAGGATCTCACCGCGACGGCCTCGGGCATCGTCACCAACGTGGACGTGCGGCCGGGACAGCGCGTGACGGCGGGCAGCCTCCTGCTGCGCCTCTACCCCGCGCAGGAGCTCGCCGAGCGCGACCGGCTCCAGCGCGAGCTGGACGCGCAGCTCGTGCGGCGCATGTTGGATCTCACCGACGAGAGCGCGCGCCAGACGCTCACCTCGCTGCGGGCGCAGCTGGCGCTGGCGCAGGCCCGACTCGACGAGCGCTCACTCCGGGCCCCCACCGACGGCGTGGTGGGCGACATCCGCGTCCGTCCGGGACAGGCGGTGGGCCCGGGCGATGTGCTGATGTCGCTGCGCCGGGACGCGGCGCCCGTCTCGGTGACGGTGCTGCTGCCGGGCTACGCCCGCCCGATGCTGCGCGTGGGAGGACCGCTGCGCCTGGAGCTGCACGGCTTCCCCTACGAGTACGCGGACCTGACCATCTCGGAGATGGCGGACGAGCTGGTGGGCCCCACCGAGGTGCGGCGCTACCTGGGGCAGGCGCGAGGGGACGTGGTGTCCCTGCGCGAGGGCTCGCTGGTGCTCGTCCGGGCACGACTGCCCTCGCGGGAGTTCTCCAGCGAGGGACGCACCTACCGTTACCATGACGGGATGACCGGCACGGCGCGGGCGCGGATCGACTCGCGCGGCGCACTGGTGGCGCTCTTCCCCGTCCTCAAGCCGCTGTGGCCCTCCCGTGAGTGA
- a CDS encoding peptidase domain-containing ABC transporter, with translation MSEENPRRGFFDRFPALLQLGRSGRTRRIPLVRQLAATECGAACLSMVLAYHGRRVSLDELRGTMGVGRDGTTALDVLRTGRAYGLRGRGVKVEMEEVELLEPGAILHWEFKHFVVFEAVRDGGVDLLDPGLGRRHVSLEAFARSFTGVAVLLEPGEGFETGGKRTSPAGRYVRQVLQQWPLLARVALVSAALQVFALAVPSLTGAVVDSIIPRGDGRLLMVVGAGLVSLTVFQFLVTLVRAHLLLHLRTWLDARMTLRFLDYMVDLPLSFFQLRSAGDLMGRVNSHSTIREMLTTGALSGLLDGVMVCGYLLLLLLLSPAMGLLALGLAVVQVLVFVLPMAKQRELMARNLEAEATSQSFLLEMLTGMPTLKSLGVEPRSVEHWSNLYVDVLNSSLDRGRLNALTEAAGNALKLASPLVILCVGAWLVLQGQLSLGNMLALSALAAGFLTSLATLVNTANQLQMMGSYMDRLGDILDSPPEQPRGEPRPAHTLRGGIKLEQVSFRYSAQGALVVKDVTVDIPAGKFVAIVGRSGAGKTTLAQLLVGMYLPTSGRVLYDGVDLASLDLRAVRRQLGIVMQNPALFRGSIRSNIALADPSMTLEEVERAAKMAQVHQDIMSMPMGYETLLSDMGGAISGGQRQRLALARALAMKPAVLLLDEATNALDTVTERRVQEALAELRCTRVVIAHRLSTVEAADLILVMDAGQVVESGTHEELMRRGGFYAALVHAPGSELKHDKAG, from the coding sequence GTGAGTGAAGAAAACCCCCGCCGAGGCTTCTTCGACAGGTTCCCCGCCCTGCTCCAGCTGGGGAGGAGCGGGCGCACCCGGCGCATTCCGCTGGTGCGGCAGCTGGCGGCCACCGAGTGCGGCGCGGCCTGTCTGTCCATGGTGCTGGCGTATCACGGCCGCCGGGTGAGCCTGGACGAGCTGCGCGGCACGATGGGAGTGGGCCGCGACGGGACGACGGCGCTGGACGTGCTGCGGACGGGCCGGGCCTACGGCCTGCGCGGGCGGGGCGTGAAGGTGGAGATGGAGGAGGTGGAGCTGCTCGAGCCCGGCGCCATCCTCCACTGGGAGTTCAAGCACTTCGTCGTCTTCGAGGCGGTGCGCGACGGCGGGGTGGACCTGTTGGATCCGGGGCTGGGGCGGCGCCACGTCTCCCTGGAGGCCTTCGCGCGCTCCTTCACGGGCGTGGCCGTGCTGCTCGAGCCGGGCGAGGGCTTCGAGACGGGTGGCAAGCGGACCAGTCCGGCGGGGCGCTACGTGCGCCAGGTGCTCCAGCAGTGGCCGCTGCTGGCGCGCGTGGCGCTGGTGTCCGCCGCGCTGCAGGTCTTCGCGCTCGCGGTGCCCTCGCTCACCGGGGCGGTGGTGGACAGCATCATCCCCCGGGGGGATGGACGGCTGTTGATGGTGGTGGGCGCGGGGCTGGTCTCGCTCACCGTCTTCCAGTTCCTGGTCACGCTGGTGCGCGCGCACCTGCTGCTGCACCTGCGCACGTGGCTGGACGCGCGCATGACGCTGCGCTTCCTGGACTACATGGTGGACCTGCCGCTCTCCTTCTTCCAGCTGCGCTCGGCCGGCGACCTGATGGGGCGCGTCAACAGCCACAGCACCATCCGCGAGATGCTCACCACGGGAGCGCTCTCCGGACTGCTCGATGGCGTGATGGTGTGCGGCTACCTGCTGCTGCTGCTGCTGCTCAGCCCGGCGATGGGGCTGCTCGCGCTGGGACTGGCCGTGGTGCAGGTGCTGGTGTTCGTGCTGCCCATGGCGAAGCAGCGCGAGCTGATGGCGCGCAACCTCGAGGCGGAGGCCACCTCGCAGAGCTTCCTGCTGGAGATGCTCACCGGGATGCCGACGCTCAAGTCGCTGGGAGTGGAGCCCCGCTCGGTGGAGCACTGGTCCAACCTCTACGTGGACGTGCTCAACAGCTCGCTGGACCGGGGCCGCCTCAACGCGCTCACCGAGGCGGCCGGCAACGCGCTGAAGCTGGCCTCGCCGCTCGTCATCCTGTGCGTGGGAGCCTGGCTGGTGCTCCAGGGCCAGCTGTCGCTGGGCAACATGCTGGCGCTGAGCGCCCTGGCCGCGGGCTTCCTCACGTCCCTGGCCACGCTGGTGAACACCGCCAACCAGTTGCAGATGATGGGCAGCTACATGGATCGGCTGGGGGACATCCTGGACAGCCCTCCCGAGCAGCCGCGGGGCGAGCCGAGGCCCGCCCACACGCTGCGCGGGGGCATCAAGCTGGAGCAGGTGTCCTTCCGCTACTCGGCCCAGGGCGCGCTGGTGGTGAAGGACGTGACGGTGGACATCCCGGCCGGGAAGTTCGTGGCGATCGTCGGCCGCTCGGGGGCGGGGAAGACGACGCTGGCGCAGCTGCTGGTGGGCATGTACCTGCCCACGTCGGGCCGGGTGCTCTACGACGGGGTGGACCTGGCCTCGCTGGACCTGCGCGCGGTGCGGCGGCAGCTGGGCATCGTCATGCAGAACCCGGCGCTCTTCCGAGGGAGCATCCGCAGCAACATCGCGCTGGCGGATCCGTCGATGACGCTCGAGGAGGTGGAGCGGGCGGCGAAGATGGCGCAGGTGCACCAGGACATCATGTCGATGCCCATGGGCTACGAGACGCTGCTGTCGGACATGGGAGGAGCCATCTCGGGAGGCCAGAGGCAGAGACTGGCGCTGGCGAGGGCGCTGGCGATGAAGCCCGCGGTGCTGCTGCTGGACGAGGCCACGAACGCGCTGGACACCGTCACCGAGCGGCGGGTGCAGGAAGCGCTGGCGGAGCTGCGCTGCACCCGGGTGGTCATCGCCCACCGGCTGAGCACGGTGGAGGCGGCGGACCTCATCCTGGTGATGGACGCCGGGCAGGTGGTGGAGTCCGGCACGCACGAGGAGCTGATGCGCCGGGGAGGCTTCTACGCCGCCCTGGTGCACGCCCCTGGATCCGAGCTGAAACACGACAAGGCGGGCTGA
- a CDS encoding fibrinogen-like YCDxxxxGGGW domain-containing protein → MRNRSCVRSLAAAFALAALSGCPHPPPEPTPDAGTLDAGTPVDGGSEPEPDAGTPLPEIPRPGSQVPPRAKDPAASCQEVKARNPSAPSDWYWLDPCGTQGARQALYYCEMDRPGSNGARGGWTVAGWQPASAITTLGVERRDTPSAQASNWSSSLECLSFREVMIFNKTTGAYFTDSLPGEPSRVSSVPYALGVPGHSFNQGRYGPDSPSYTPITQACVGFSYNGALSAEWACVTDTSAGGTARGHVADYALDYNCKPVPTYDPNRAWAWADNDSCSLVGEDYAWGIAVR, encoded by the coding sequence ATGCGCAACCGCTCGTGTGTCCGTTCGTTGGCCGCCGCCTTCGCCCTCGCGGCCTTGTCTGGCTGTCCCCACCCACCGCCCGAGCCCACGCCCGACGCGGGTACGCTCGATGCGGGCACGCCCGTGGATGGAGGTTCCGAACCGGAGCCGGATGCGGGCACCCCCTTGCCGGAGATACCACGGCCCGGCTCGCAGGTGCCCCCCCGCGCGAAAGACCCGGCGGCGAGCTGCCAGGAGGTGAAGGCGCGCAATCCCAGCGCCCCGAGCGACTGGTACTGGCTGGACCCCTGTGGCACCCAGGGCGCGCGGCAGGCCCTCTATTACTGTGAAATGGACAGGCCGGGCTCCAATGGCGCCCGTGGCGGCTGGACGGTGGCTGGTTGGCAGCCCGCCTCGGCCATCACCACCCTGGGCGTGGAGCGCCGTGACACGCCCTCGGCCCAGGCCAGCAACTGGAGCAGCTCGCTCGAGTGTCTGTCCTTCCGCGAGGTCATGATCTTCAACAAGACCACGGGGGCGTATTTCACCGACTCGCTGCCGGGCGAGCCCTCGCGGGTGTCTTCCGTGCCCTACGCGCTGGGTGTCCCGGGCCACTCCTTCAACCAGGGCCGCTATGGTCCGGACTCGCCCTCCTATACGCCCATCACCCAGGCCTGTGTGGGCTTCAGCTACAACGGCGCGCTCTCCGCCGAGTGGGCTTGTGTCACCGACACGAGCGCGGGCGGCACGGCCCGGGGCCATGTCGCGGACTACGCCCTGGACTACAACTGCAAGCCCGTGCCCACCTACGACCCCAACCGTGCCTGGGCCTGGGCGGACAATGACTCCTGCTCGCTGGTGGGTGAGGACTACGCGTGGGGCATCGCCGTGCGCTGA
- a CDS encoding DUF4114 domain-containing protein: MRNRFKNRLMAGALVAVGVGCGGPDAVSEQPGQVESALVPTGVTPATNDTFTQQLKNDIAAALAESQSVPIVHPELLPPNLVPDLLVGQDLCKVWVSFYSEGAGNKNALGYFVYQDGAPPSSVPLATRQANIIFSNSSAVGSGGNLVQGNRFLLGTGLDTTFSKGSRIGFYLVADGWNGSAVDFNKPTYYTVDALNPESTAAKKRHGLIVHHADAQRLVMGFEDLNRDGSADNDFNDVVFTINWAPQECLIIQNPGIDPDSSCQAVKTRSPNAVTGWYNLDPCGTQGAQKDTYFCDMDKVGANGIKGGWTVPGWQEASATTTLGLEKRGVQSNSATNWSRPLTCLPFNEVMVFNKTHGQFFTDTLKGSQFRVTSVPYALGEAGHSFNQGRYGPDSPFYTPITQGCVGYNYDGSIFADWACVTDYTVGGTARGHIADYALDYNCNPAPAYDPSRAWAWANDSTCSLVGQDYLWGIAVR, from the coding sequence ATGCGCAATCGTTTCAAGAACCGGCTGATGGCTGGTGCACTGGTGGCCGTTGGCGTGGGGTGTGGTGGCCCCGACGCCGTTTCCGAGCAGCCAGGCCAGGTGGAGTCGGCCCTGGTGCCGACCGGGGTCACCCCGGCCACCAATGACACCTTCACCCAGCAGCTGAAGAATGACATCGCCGCCGCCCTGGCGGAGTCCCAGTCGGTGCCCATCGTGCATCCCGAGCTGCTCCCGCCCAACCTGGTGCCGGACCTGCTGGTGGGGCAGGACCTGTGCAAGGTGTGGGTGTCCTTCTACAGCGAGGGGGCCGGCAACAAGAACGCGCTGGGCTACTTCGTCTATCAGGATGGCGCGCCGCCCTCGAGCGTGCCGCTGGCCACCCGCCAGGCCAACATCATCTTCTCCAACTCCTCGGCCGTGGGCAGCGGTGGCAATCTGGTGCAGGGCAATCGCTTCCTGCTCGGCACCGGCCTGGACACCACCTTCTCCAAGGGCTCGCGTATCGGCTTCTACCTGGTGGCGGATGGCTGGAATGGCTCCGCGGTGGACTTCAACAAGCCCACCTACTACACGGTGGACGCCCTCAACCCGGAGTCGACGGCCGCCAAGAAGCGCCACGGGCTCATCGTCCACCATGCGGACGCGCAGCGGCTGGTGATGGGCTTCGAGGACCTCAACCGCGACGGTTCCGCCGACAACGACTTCAACGACGTGGTGTTCACGATCAACTGGGCGCCCCAGGAGTGTCTCATCATCCAGAATCCTGGCATTGATCCGGATTCGAGCTGCCAGGCCGTGAAGACGCGCAGTCCCAACGCGGTGACCGGCTGGTACAACCTGGACCCGTGCGGTACCCAGGGCGCGCAGAAGGACACCTATTTCTGCGACATGGACAAGGTGGGGGCCAACGGCATCAAGGGCGGCTGGACGGTGCCCGGCTGGCAGGAGGCCTCGGCCACCACCACCCTCGGCCTGGAGAAGCGCGGCGTCCAGTCGAACAGCGCCACCAACTGGTCGCGCCCGCTCACGTGCCTCCCCTTCAACGAGGTCATGGTCTTCAACAAGACCCACGGCCAGTTCTTCACCGACACGCTCAAGGGCAGCCAGTTCCGGGTGACCTCCGTGCCCTATGCGCTGGGCGAGGCGGGCCACTCCTTCAACCAGGGCCGCTACGGGCCGGACTCGCCCTTCTACACCCCCATCACCCAGGGCTGCGTGGGCTACAACTATGACGGCAGCATCTTCGCCGACTGGGCCTGTGTGACGGATTACACGGTGGGCGGCACCGCCCGGGGCCACATCGCCGACTACGCCCTGGACTACAACTGCAACCCCGCCCCCGCCTATGACCCGTCCAGGGCCTGGGCCTGGGCCAATGACTCCACCTGCTCCCTGGTCGGCCAGGACTACCTGTGGGGCATCGCCGTCCGCTGA